The following coding sequences lie in one Candidatus Nitrospira allomarina genomic window:
- the rapZ gene encoding RNase adapter RapZ — MPDDCESVMMPKEIPESSLKSDPLPLQLMMVTGTSGSGKTQALKCLEDLGFFCVDNLPPALFQKFTELCIQPDKDVKKVALGIDIRERAFFEDLLSNLEALQSDGCHVELLFLEAQDDILVRRFSESRRPHPLLPHRPIIEGIQLERERLQSLRARAHRVLDTSEFSVHDLKAWIIKHYRERGEGQALKISLMSFGYKFGVPFDVDMVFDVRFLRNPHFVPDLQPLTGEHADIQRFVLDTREAKVFLEHLKELFTFLLPLFEREQRSYVTVAFGCTGGRHRSVAIVLSMKDTLKTLGYDVTIHHREISKEATPG; from the coding sequence ATGCCCGATGATTGTGAAAGCGTCATGATGCCGAAGGAAATTCCTGAATCTTCTTTGAAAAGTGATCCGTTGCCTCTTCAATTGATGATGGTGACGGGGACATCGGGATCTGGCAAGACCCAAGCCTTGAAGTGTTTGGAAGATTTAGGCTTTTTCTGTGTGGATAATCTTCCGCCGGCCTTATTTCAAAAATTCACTGAATTGTGTATCCAGCCAGACAAAGACGTGAAGAAGGTGGCCTTGGGGATTGATATTCGTGAGCGGGCTTTCTTTGAAGATTTATTAAGCAATCTCGAAGCCTTGCAAAGTGATGGCTGTCACGTTGAATTGCTCTTTTTAGAGGCACAGGATGATATATTAGTCAGGCGTTTTTCTGAATCACGGCGTCCGCATCCTTTACTCCCACATCGGCCGATTATTGAGGGAATTCAATTAGAGCGTGAACGGCTACAAAGCCTTCGGGCTAGGGCCCATCGCGTTCTGGATACGTCAGAATTTTCCGTCCACGACCTTAAAGCCTGGATCATTAAACATTATCGAGAACGGGGTGAAGGACAAGCCCTGAAAATTAGTCTCATGAGTTTTGGCTATAAATTCGGGGTGCCCTTCGATGTGGACATGGTATTTGATGTTCGATTCCTTCGCAATCCTCATTTCGTGCCCGACCTTCAGCCATTAACGGGTGAACACGCCGATATTCAACGCTTTGTCTTGGACACGAGGGAGGCTAAGGTCTTTCTCGAGCACTTGAAGGAATTATTTACTTTTTTGTTGCCATTGTTCGAAAGGGAACAACGAAGTTATGTCACCGTTGCTTTTGGGTGTACGGGCGGGCGGCATCGGTCGGTGGCGATCGTCCTAAGCATGAAAGATACTTTGAAAACATTGGGCTATGACGTCACGATTCACCATCGAGAAATTTCAAAAGAGGCTACACCAGGGTAG
- a CDS encoding GAF domain-containing protein, protein MAPIRPSTMEDLKHLVRERTREVQILHRISESISSTLELETVLKQIVEVVVEVTKGDACLLYLISETTDELILRASKNPHPRLIGRISIGLGEGITGWVAREKIPVVIPRNASDDARFKFFHRLPEDRYQAFVSVPITSKGKMVGVINVQHKRSKRYAEETLALLLTIANQVGGAIANARLYDDMRQKARRLETLSQVSETVASNRLIEDVLQLIVTMTAQLMNSKICSIMLVDQDSGELRIAATQSLSDAYRRKPPLKVGQSMSGRAVQDHHPVYVPDVKAEDGYFYRDLAKQEGLHSLLSIPMLMKENPIGVINVYTSSYHAFSDEEVTTLQAIANQSAVAIEHTRLMEKSFEMQEALEVRKLVERAKGFLMASRGLSEPEAFRLMQRQSMNLRKSMREIADAIILAEELQRATQ, encoded by the coding sequence ATGGCTCCGATCCGTCCTTCGACTATGGAAGACCTCAAGCACCTTGTTCGGGAGCGGACCCGTGAAGTGCAGATTCTTCACCGAATCAGCGAATCCATCAGTAGTACTTTGGAGCTGGAAACGGTATTAAAGCAAATCGTGGAAGTGGTTGTGGAAGTGACGAAGGGGGATGCCTGTCTATTGTATTTGATCTCTGAAACAACAGACGAGCTTATTTTGCGTGCATCGAAAAATCCTCATCCCCGTCTTATCGGGCGTATATCCATCGGTTTGGGAGAAGGGATTACCGGGTGGGTGGCACGGGAAAAAATTCCCGTGGTGATTCCTCGCAATGCAAGTGATGACGCCAGATTTAAGTTTTTTCATCGTCTCCCGGAAGACCGCTATCAGGCGTTTGTGTCCGTTCCCATTACAAGTAAGGGGAAAATGGTCGGTGTCATCAATGTTCAGCATAAGCGGTCAAAGCGGTATGCGGAAGAGACGCTCGCGCTCTTACTGACCATCGCTAATCAAGTCGGCGGCGCCATTGCCAATGCCAGATTGTACGATGATATGCGCCAAAAAGCGCGTCGACTTGAAACGCTTTCACAAGTATCGGAAACGGTGGCTTCTAATCGACTGATCGAGGATGTGCTGCAATTAATTGTCACCATGACGGCTCAGCTGATGAATTCAAAAATTTGCTCGATCATGCTTGTCGACCAGGATTCGGGAGAATTGCGTATTGCAGCCACTCAAAGCCTGAGTGATGCGTACCGGCGGAAGCCACCGTTGAAAGTTGGGCAGAGCATGAGCGGTCGAGCGGTGCAGGATCACCATCCGGTGTATGTCCCGGATGTGAAGGCAGAAGATGGATATTTTTATCGGGATTTGGCGAAACAGGAAGGATTGCATTCATTATTGTCCATTCCCATGCTCATGAAGGAAAATCCGATTGGGGTTATCAATGTCTACACTTCCAGTTATCATGCGTTTTCAGATGAAGAGGTTACCACGCTTCAAGCCATTGCGAATCAATCTGCCGTCGCCATTGAGCACACTCGGCTTATGGAAAAGTCGTTTGAGATGCAAGAGGCTTTAGAAGTGCGAAAATTGGTAGAGCGTGCTAAAGGGTTTTTAATGGCGTCTAGGGGATTGTCAGAGCCTGAAGCATTTCGCCTTATGCAACGACAAAGCATGAATCTTCGAAAATCCATGAGGGAAATTGCCGATGCGATTATTCTCGCGGAGGAACTTCAACGGGCGACTCAATAA
- the aroB gene encoding 3-dehydroquinate synthase, with product MKTSEFSKHVPVSLGDRSYQVLIQSHILSQIGRVLQDVGLSGRVAVVTNPVVNKLYGRQVFRALKRCGFSPFLVVIPDGEKAKSMHWLSKILDELVTQRLERQEVVLALGGGVVGDVAGFAASVYLRGVSFVQVPTTLVAQVDSSVGGKTGVNHPMGKNLIGAFYQPRVVVIDPQTLQSLPKREWVAGLAEVIKYGMIADPNFFEYLEQHVDALREQAEDVIPTVIRRCCEIKAEVVGGDERESGRRRILNYGHTVGHALETWGRYRTWIHGEAVGIGMVQEAAMAHFLGLCTKELVERQRDLIQDVGLPVAMPSMTFIDLWGAMQHDKKVVKGQINCVVPTTIGKVKIVPLVRQRIRQWFTASQSSRGKRLEPVPQAVNRPHLSKKK from the coding sequence ATGAAGACCTCTGAATTCTCGAAACATGTTCCGGTTTCATTGGGAGATCGGAGTTATCAAGTCCTTATTCAATCTCATATTCTGTCTCAAATAGGCCGTGTGCTTCAGGATGTTGGATTGTCAGGGCGAGTTGCCGTTGTGACCAATCCAGTCGTCAATAAACTCTATGGGCGGCAAGTTTTCCGTGCCTTAAAACGTTGTGGATTTTCTCCATTTCTTGTGGTGATACCCGATGGAGAAAAGGCCAAATCCATGCATTGGCTATCAAAGATACTGGATGAACTGGTTACCCAACGACTTGAACGCCAGGAAGTGGTGTTAGCGTTAGGTGGAGGGGTCGTGGGAGATGTGGCGGGGTTTGCGGCCTCAGTTTATCTGCGTGGCGTTTCATTTGTCCAAGTGCCGACGACATTGGTGGCTCAAGTAGATTCAAGCGTGGGTGGGAAAACAGGGGTCAACCATCCAATGGGGAAAAATTTGATCGGGGCGTTTTATCAGCCACGTGTCGTGGTTATTGATCCGCAGACTTTGCAATCTCTTCCAAAACGTGAATGGGTAGCAGGGTTAGCGGAGGTGATTAAGTACGGCATGATTGCGGATCCGAATTTTTTTGAATATTTAGAACAACACGTCGATGCCTTACGCGAACAAGCAGAGGATGTCATCCCGACCGTCATTCGGCGGTGTTGTGAAATTAAAGCTGAAGTCGTGGGTGGAGATGAACGGGAATCAGGACGCAGACGCATTTTGAATTATGGCCACACCGTAGGGCATGCACTGGAAACCTGGGGTCGTTATAGAACATGGATTCATGGAGAAGCGGTGGGGATTGGCATGGTGCAGGAAGCCGCCATGGCACATTTTTTAGGTTTGTGTACGAAGGAGCTGGTTGAGCGGCAACGCGACTTGATTCAGGATGTTGGGTTGCCGGTTGCCATGCCTTCCATGACGTTTATAGATCTCTGGGGGGCCATGCAACACGACAAAAAGGTCGTAAAGGGACAAATCAATTGTGTGGTACCCACCACAATCGGGAAGGTCAAGATCGTTCCCCTGGTTCGACAACGTATTCGCCAATGGTTTACTGCCAGTCAGTCCTCTCGTGGGAAACGATTGGAACCTGTTCCACAGGCAGTGAACCGTCCACATCTATCCAAGAAAAAATAG
- the aroC gene encoding chorismate synthase, giving the protein MLRYLNAGESHGRGLMAVVEGVPSGLPVTAEGINVDLIRRQGGYGRGGRMRIEKDRIEFICGVRKGKTLGNPLGLLIWNKDWENWKDIMASEPGPPSTERVVTRPRPGHADLVGAIKYGHSDIRNVLEKASARETAIRVAIGGVAKSLLAEFGMRVVSYTMDIGGVAAPRPNDPLLAYEHAEQSEVRCHDPETAKKMVEQIRAAKHKGDSLGGIFEVVVTNVPIGLGTYAQWDRRLSARLAFAAMSIQAMKGVEIGMGFESARRFGSEVHDDIYFDKARGQFTRKSNNAGGLEGGITNGQPIVLRVAMKPIATLYTPKDSVDIETKEPFEATVERSDICTVPAAGVVGEAVIAYEMANALIEKFGGDTLDEMKRNFEAYQEYVRTF; this is encoded by the coding sequence ATGTTGCGATATTTAAATGCAGGGGAATCTCATGGAAGAGGTCTAATGGCTGTGGTAGAAGGGGTTCCGTCTGGATTACCGGTCACGGCCGAAGGAATTAATGTGGATTTGATTCGCCGACAGGGGGGATATGGGCGTGGCGGTCGGATGCGAATTGAAAAGGACCGGATTGAATTTATTTGTGGAGTTCGAAAAGGGAAAACTTTGGGAAATCCGCTAGGACTGTTGATCTGGAATAAAGATTGGGAAAACTGGAAAGACATCATGGCGTCCGAACCTGGTCCCCCTTCCACTGAACGAGTGGTGACTCGTCCACGGCCGGGCCATGCAGATTTGGTCGGAGCCATCAAATATGGTCATAGCGATATCCGCAATGTGCTGGAAAAGGCCAGTGCCAGAGAAACAGCGATTAGGGTTGCCATTGGTGGCGTGGCGAAATCATTGCTGGCCGAGTTTGGCATGCGAGTGGTCAGTTATACCATGGACATTGGAGGGGTTGCAGCTCCCCGTCCGAATGATCCGTTGTTGGCGTATGAGCATGCAGAACAATCTGAGGTGCGATGCCATGACCCTGAGACGGCAAAAAAAATGGTTGAACAGATTCGGGCAGCCAAGCATAAAGGAGATTCCTTAGGCGGCATTTTTGAGGTTGTGGTCACGAACGTTCCGATCGGGTTGGGAACCTATGCTCAATGGGATCGCCGCCTAAGTGCTCGCTTGGCATTTGCTGCGATGAGTATTCAAGCGATGAAGGGCGTAGAAATTGGAATGGGATTTGAGTCTGCCCGCCGTTTTGGATCTGAAGTGCATGACGATATTTATTTCGACAAAGCCAGAGGACAATTTACCAGAAAATCGAACAATGCCGGTGGGTTGGAAGGCGGCATTACGAATGGCCAACCGATCGTTCTACGAGTGGCCATGAAACCCATCGCGACTCTCTATACTCCCAAAGACAGCGTGGACATCGAAACAAAAGAACCGTTTGAGGCCACGGTAGAGCGCTCAGATATTTGCACTGTTCCGGCTGCCGGCGTCGTGGGCGAAGCGGTGATTGCCTATGAAATGGCCAATGCCCTGATTGAAAAATTTGGTGGAGATACGTTGGATGAAATGAAAAGAAACTTTGAGGCTTACCAAGAGTATGTCCGCACGTTTTAA
- a CDS encoding LptA/OstA family protein, producing MLILVFGPIVGRGEGPKTSTVITSNTMTASSEKNQAIFKGSVKMVQGELVVHSDVMIVYFKEKSASDLSSSTPSGAQSESGKEIGYIEAKGKVRIEKGESRATSQHALYYKAEEKVILTGSPVAWQAGTRISGPKMTMFLKENRSVVEGGTQVIIEESEKN from the coding sequence GGAGAAGGGCCGAAAACCTCTACGGTCATTACTTCCAATACGATGACGGCCAGTAGCGAAAAAAACCAAGCCATTTTTAAGGGATCGGTCAAAATGGTTCAAGGTGAATTAGTAGTACATTCTGATGTGATGATCGTGTACTTTAAGGAAAAGTCAGCCTCAGATCTCTCTTCGTCCACACCTTCAGGAGCCCAATCAGAATCGGGGAAAGAAATTGGTTATATTGAAGCGAAGGGTAAGGTTAGAATTGAAAAAGGAGAAAGTCGGGCTACTAGTCAACATGCTTTGTATTACAAGGCAGAGGAAAAGGTTATCTTGACTGGATCTCCAGTGGCCTGGCAGGCCGGGACTAGGATTAGTGGTCCAAAGATGACCATGTTTTTAAAAGAAAACCGGAGCGTGGTGGAAGGTGGCACCCAAGTGATTATTGAAGAATCAGAGAAAAATTAA
- the pilM gene encoding pilus assembly protein PilM: MNKIWGGIVERVRGFSWKSQNVTGVDVGSRVLKAVTLQPGHTSPILKGIVLESLPYTLNPNPQTDLEDDRRLVQFLRRQLSPFPRAVGITISSPHVLLKRLTLPYMSEKDLREHLALELDRYIPLDVQGAVWDVYRHKDSEVLGNEQNQTVLVVAKKEFIEARMQQFEGQGMHVRFVDVDAFSLVNMVAYNYGREETWMIIHLGPTGILSVMMEEGRLVHMHQVSYEVEWYGDLLDGVQAAVASAGDGFKLGASETLLLEQFFNEIIKQVIESIKYASEGTDMGMVQGVFLSGGYSMLEGLQSRLADSLHVSVTLVNPFKKITVPQEMQQDSRFQKALPLFGVAVGAALRGAIPHD; encoded by the coding sequence ATGAACAAAATCTGGGGAGGCATTGTAGAAAGGGTCAGAGGATTTTCGTGGAAAAGCCAGAATGTAACAGGCGTGGATGTGGGGTCTCGAGTGTTGAAGGCGGTGACTCTACAGCCGGGCCATACCTCCCCTATCCTAAAAGGTATTGTGCTTGAATCTCTTCCCTACACACTTAATCCAAATCCTCAAACTGATCTGGAGGATGACCGACGTCTAGTCCAATTTCTTCGAAGACAGTTATCTCCTTTTCCTCGTGCGGTGGGTATAACAATTTCGAGTCCCCACGTCTTGTTGAAGAGACTGACGCTTCCCTATATGTCGGAAAAGGATCTTCGAGAACACCTAGCTTTGGAGCTTGACCGGTATATCCCTCTTGATGTTCAAGGTGCAGTGTGGGACGTGTATCGACACAAAGATTCTGAGGTCCTGGGCAACGAACAAAATCAGACAGTTCTCGTTGTAGCAAAAAAGGAATTCATAGAGGCGCGAATGCAACAATTTGAAGGGCAAGGGATGCACGTCCGTTTTGTCGATGTGGATGCCTTTTCACTTGTGAATATGGTTGCCTACAACTATGGACGTGAGGAAACGTGGATGATTATTCATCTCGGACCAACCGGCATTCTTTCGGTGATGATGGAAGAAGGGCGCCTTGTGCATATGCATCAAGTATCCTACGAGGTCGAGTGGTATGGAGACCTGCTTGACGGGGTGCAAGCGGCTGTAGCATCGGCGGGTGATGGGTTTAAGTTAGGGGCCTCGGAAACTTTACTCCTTGAACAATTTTTCAACGAAATAATTAAGCAGGTCATCGAAAGTATCAAGTATGCTTCAGAAGGAACTGACATGGGAATGGTGCAGGGCGTGTTCCTGTCAGGAGGATATTCGATGCTGGAGGGACTTCAATCCAGACTCGCTGATTCCTTGCACGTCTCTGTAACCCTGGTTAACCCGTTTAAAAAAATCACGGTTCCTCAGGAGATGCAACAGGATTCTCGCTTTCAGAAAGCTTTGCCGTTATTTGGTGTTGCGGTTGGAGCGGCATTGCGTGGGGCAATCCCTCATGATTGA
- the lptB gene encoding LPS export ABC transporter ATP-binding protein codes for MPEAVAKSLHKIFAKDLKKSFKGRQVVRGVSLELLGGEVVGLLGPNGAGKTTIFDMVVGLCQPDHGEIFLNNHEITALPMYKRARQGIGYLPQEASIFRRLSVEDNVLAVLETLDLSTSSRKTRLDELLEELDLTRLRTHGSFTLSGGERRRLEITRALATNPKFLLLDEPFAGIDPIAVGDIQDILTNLKKKNIGILITDHNVQDTLSITDRAYIISEGTILESGPPDVIVNSPKARAVYLGERFKMFQ; via the coding sequence ATGCCTGAAGCAGTAGCGAAGTCTCTTCACAAAATTTTCGCCAAAGATTTAAAAAAGAGTTTTAAGGGTCGTCAAGTCGTTAGAGGCGTCAGTTTGGAGTTGTTGGGAGGAGAAGTTGTTGGCCTTCTTGGACCTAATGGTGCTGGTAAGACTACAATTTTCGATATGGTCGTAGGGCTCTGTCAACCAGATCATGGGGAAATATTTCTCAACAACCATGAAATCACTGCCCTGCCGATGTACAAGCGAGCAAGGCAAGGAATTGGTTACCTGCCCCAAGAAGCCTCAATTTTTCGGCGGCTTTCTGTTGAGGACAATGTGTTAGCTGTATTGGAGACCTTAGATCTTTCCACCTCTTCCCGAAAAACCAGATTAGATGAATTGTTAGAGGAATTGGATCTGACTCGGCTTCGTACGCATGGTTCCTTTACTCTCTCAGGTGGAGAACGTCGACGATTGGAGATTACGCGAGCCTTAGCTACGAACCCAAAATTTTTACTCCTAGATGAACCATTTGCCGGTATTGATCCAATTGCGGTGGGAGATATTCAAGATATTTTGACCAATTTAAAAAAGAAAAATATCGGCATTCTGATTACAGACCACAATGTCCAAGACACGCTTTCCATTACCGACCGAGCCTATATAATAAGCGAAGGAACCATTTTAGAAAGTGGTCCACCTGATGTCATTGTCAATAGTCCAAAAGCCAGGGCTGTCTACCTGGGCGAGCGCTTCAAAATGTTCCAATAA
- the pilO gene encoding type 4a pilus biogenesis protein PilO, which produces MMAQWKSLSLWCRFGLLFGVMLVCLLGMHLVVWDPMNDSIKQLQEEVSRLAQESRGLNKKTESLNIIEKEVNSLRDNLATRVHHFPENIESKIFRRDVIEIAKRRNVTVRVWKPERPLTELQHSEFSIPIALRVEGNFQGTVQFLDDLRQLAWVERISSITLAGRPDNENSPLVSTNLVMHGLTPLGIEHVQQLLKA; this is translated from the coding sequence ATGATGGCACAGTGGAAGTCATTATCCCTTTGGTGTCGATTCGGTCTCCTGTTTGGGGTGATGCTGGTCTGTCTTTTGGGTATGCACCTCGTGGTGTGGGATCCGATGAATGACTCGATTAAGCAGTTGCAAGAGGAAGTTTCTCGCCTAGCTCAGGAGAGTCGAGGACTCAACAAAAAAACAGAATCACTAAATATCATAGAGAAGGAAGTCAACAGCTTGCGTGATAATTTAGCCACTCGAGTTCATCACTTTCCAGAAAACATAGAATCAAAGATTTTTCGAAGGGATGTCATCGAAATTGCGAAACGAAGAAATGTGACCGTTCGGGTGTGGAAACCTGAACGTCCTTTGACCGAGCTTCAGCATTCTGAATTTTCGATACCCATTGCCCTCAGAGTAGAAGGGAATTTCCAGGGGACCGTTCAATTTTTGGATGACTTGCGACAGCTTGCATGGGTTGAACGTATTTCTTCTATTACCCTGGCAGGAAGGCCAGACAACGAAAATTCACCTCTCGTCAGCACGAATCTGGTGATGCACGGGTTAACTCCCTTAGGTATTGAACATGTTCAGCAGCTGCTTAAAGCTTAA
- a CDS encoding PilN domain-containing protein, producing the protein MIEINLARSLQRQANPQEKSRLLCWLVGVAVFVGFGVASWWWTQSLQEQVDALIQEKTIKMQDLAQIKESLDKLQLFHEQKVLLRTFIEQFSDQEREKAWPVKLLDGVSRNVEKLDIWLERVQLESRVVELRGQSLALEDIGKFMEGLENDGIIVRLPVVEILDHPGGESDVFPFLIRFVWDQQVTT; encoded by the coding sequence ATGATTGAAATTAATTTGGCTCGTTCACTTCAGCGGCAAGCAAATCCCCAAGAGAAATCAAGACTGTTATGTTGGCTAGTGGGTGTGGCGGTATTTGTGGGATTTGGAGTGGCGAGTTGGTGGTGGACGCAATCTTTGCAAGAACAAGTTGATGCATTGATTCAAGAAAAAACAATCAAAATGCAGGATCTTGCTCAGATAAAGGAAAGCCTCGATAAACTGCAGCTTTTTCATGAACAAAAAGTCCTCCTTAGGACCTTCATTGAGCAGTTCAGTGATCAGGAGAGAGAAAAGGCTTGGCCGGTGAAATTGCTGGATGGAGTCAGTCGAAATGTTGAAAAGCTTGATATCTGGTTGGAGCGGGTACAACTTGAATCACGGGTGGTGGAATTGCGGGGACAATCATTGGCATTAGAAGATATCGGTAAATTTATGGAGGGGTTGGAGAACGATGGAATTATCGTGCGTTTACCTGTAGTGGAAATTCTTGATCACCCAGGAGGAGAATCAGACGTCTTTCCCTTTTTGATCCGTTTTGTCTGGGATCAACAGGTGACTACATGA
- the rpoN gene encoding RNA polymerase factor sigma-54, giving the protein MDLRLDLRLSQKLVMTPQLQQAIKLLQLSRLELQQVLAQHLVENPLLEDLALESLEEEASVGEEHSEPAKVSDAESEASGEGAEIQPTVKEGEPLSSEEWDNILGNDWRPAQRDEAYSGDEEFPSYEQTLTKPTSLEEHLDWQLRLSSLAGDDRDIGRMIIGNLDEDGYMRVPLPELAEDAKCSVEHVEEVLRQIQQFDPPGVAARDLAECLLIQLDHLQHDETEFTSHLHTAVPMNVVAAILKDHLVDLQKKRYLSVAKTLNVTLDEVYEAVRVIESLEPKPGRPYFSDSNSIIIPDVYVVKYEGEWVVLLNDDGLPRLRISPYYRRLLSHSGEDAGNTKNYLEEKLKGAQWIIRSIDQRNKTIVKVVKSLVKFQEAFLEKGVQYLRPLVLKQVAEDVGMHESTISRVTTNKYLHCPQGILELKFFFNAGIQRADNRGEDMSSVTVREMIREMVAQEDAANPLKDQEIVSRLRHKNILIARRTVAKYRAELHIASASQRKRIPT; this is encoded by the coding sequence ATGGATCTTCGGTTAGACCTTCGGTTATCTCAAAAGTTGGTGATGACCCCCCAACTGCAACAGGCGATTAAGCTGTTGCAACTCTCTCGGTTAGAGCTTCAGCAGGTGTTGGCTCAACACTTAGTAGAAAATCCTCTCTTAGAAGATTTGGCATTGGAATCCCTGGAGGAAGAAGCTTCGGTAGGGGAGGAGCACTCAGAGCCGGCGAAAGTGTCTGATGCCGAAAGTGAGGCTTCAGGTGAGGGCGCAGAAATCCAACCCACCGTCAAGGAAGGTGAGCCATTGTCCTCGGAAGAATGGGACAATATTTTAGGGAATGACTGGCGGCCTGCTCAGCGGGATGAAGCTTACTCGGGAGATGAAGAATTTCCTTCATATGAGCAAACGCTCACCAAACCAACTTCTCTTGAAGAGCATCTAGATTGGCAACTCCGGCTCTCTTCTCTCGCAGGTGATGACCGGGATATTGGCAGAATGATTATTGGCAATTTGGATGAAGACGGGTATATGCGCGTGCCCCTTCCCGAATTAGCTGAAGACGCCAAATGCTCTGTTGAACATGTTGAAGAAGTGCTCCGCCAGATTCAGCAATTTGATCCTCCAGGAGTGGCGGCACGGGATTTAGCAGAATGTTTATTGATCCAACTGGATCATCTGCAACATGATGAGACTGAATTCACCTCTCATCTGCATACGGCGGTACCGATGAATGTGGTGGCTGCTATTCTGAAAGATCATTTAGTCGATCTTCAGAAAAAACGGTATCTGTCTGTGGCCAAGACATTGAACGTAACTCTGGATGAAGTCTATGAAGCTGTCCGGGTGATAGAGAGTTTAGAGCCGAAGCCAGGGCGCCCCTATTTTTCGGATAGTAACTCGATTATTATTCCGGATGTCTACGTCGTCAAGTATGAAGGGGAGTGGGTCGTGTTGTTGAATGATGATGGTCTCCCTCGATTGAGAATTAGTCCATATTATCGGAGACTCCTTTCCCATTCAGGAGAAGATGCTGGGAACACGAAAAACTATCTTGAGGAGAAATTGAAAGGCGCACAATGGATTATTCGGAGCATTGATCAGCGTAACAAAACGATTGTGAAAGTCGTCAAAAGCCTGGTCAAGTTTCAAGAAGCGTTTTTGGAAAAAGGCGTTCAGTATCTTCGGCCATTGGTCTTGAAGCAGGTGGCCGAAGATGTGGGTATGCATGAGTCCACAATAAGCCGGGTGACGACCAATAAATATTTGCATTGCCCTCAGGGCATTCTTGAACTGAAATTCTTTTTTAATGCAGGGATTCAACGGGCTGACAACCGTGGAGAGGATATGTCCTCCGTCACTGTTCGTGAGATGATTCGGGAGATGGTGGCACAAGAAGATGCAGCCAATCCGTTGAAAGATCAAGAGATCGTCTCCAGGCTTCGTCACAAAAATATCTTGATTGCTCGTCGAACTGTAGCTAAATATCGAGCTGAATTACATATTGCTTCTGCTAGCCAACGAAAGCGAATTCCCACATAA